In Salmo trutta chromosome 28, fSalTru1.1, whole genome shotgun sequence, one DNA window encodes the following:
- the LOC115165765 gene encoding tumor necrosis factor receptor superfamily member 9 has product MHLVLRVLCFSLLISGCVSSAGEIAIGCAKWTTSPGSPDICCESCHKGNRLVTPCGPDPKKLCVPCSNETYTTDTTSLSCRRCTQCVGGAQTLKKACTRSKDTECDCKAGLRCGDGHCSFCVQECGKGQEPLPAARSCRNCPVGTFSDQIHEKCKPWRTSCPHPHEHIVALGDAVSDSKCSNLIPQVITLPTKRGSEAGTGLVWAITASCGVFIILIILFLVIIINNKKKPEKTTRNEPNLIVPTPPTDEPRSLMEVSFHHPQQEQGSSSETLHSQDSETKLLPV; this is encoded by the exons ATGCATCTGGTCCTCAGGGTACTGTGTTTCTCTCTGCTCATATCGGGCTGTGTGAGTAGCGCTGGCGAGATAGCGATAGGCTGTGCGAAATGGACAACCTCTCCCGGCTCTCCGGATATCTGCTGTGAAAGCTGCCATAAAG ggAACCGTCTGGTGACTCCCTGTGGTCCAGACCCCAAAAAGCTGTGTGTTCCCTGTAGTAATGAGACCTACACAACTGACACAACATCACTCTCCTGTCGCAGGTGTACTCAGTGTGTAG gtggggcCCAGACCCTTAAGAAGGCCTGTACAAGAAGCAAGGACACAGAGTGTGACTGTAAGGCAGGACTCAGATGTGGCGATGGCCACTGCTCCTTCTGTGTCCAGGAGTGTGGAAAGGGCCAGGAACCTCTTCCTGCTGCAC gCTCCTGCCGGAATTGTCCAGTTGGGACCTTCAGTgaccaaatccatgagaagtgcAAGCCTTGGAGAACAAG CTGTCCCCATCCCCATGAACACATTGTGGCCTTGGGAGATGCAGTTAGTGACAGCAAGTGCAGCAATTTAATCCCCCAAGTGATTACCTTACCTACGAAACGGGGCTCTGAAG CTGGCACAGGGCTGGTTTGGGCTATAACGGCCTCGTGTGGGGTCTTTATCATCCTTATCATCTTGTTTCtggtcatcatcatcaacaacaaaaagaaacCAGAGAAGACAACCCGCAATGAGCCAAACCTTATTGTGCCAACTCCTCCTACAG aTGAGCCGAGGAGCCTGATGGAGGTCAGTTTCCACCACCCtcagcaggaacagggtagcaGTTCTGAAACactgcactcccaggactctGAGACCAAGCTCCTGCCTGTGTGA